A genomic segment from Malaclemys terrapin pileata isolate rMalTer1 chromosome 1, rMalTer1.hap1, whole genome shotgun sequence encodes:
- the LOC128823524 gene encoding snaclec bitiscetin subunit beta-like gives MKSLPFLFLLLGVLVLPGLEGDKNPHVKHRDVRSLFSILEGSQSSPKNIQVPDQADSSLVESKLFCQGPCQDGWFSNMGLCYKFVQEQNTWAGAESVCQRIAGGGHLTSISSAAQNDFLVNLASYEDKRTTQFWTGGSYQKGTSLRWTDGSLPNFIQRPQSSIFNAIRGVFNSIFNVQICLTLNLGVQGMWDGCDCNKKLSFICSYKPNLTPP, from the exons ATGAAGTCCCTTCCATTTTTGTTCCTGCTGCTAGGCGTACTGGTTCTCCCAGGCTTGGAAG GTGACAAGAACCCACATGTCAAACATCGTGATGTCCGGTCCTTGTTCAGCATACTTGAGGGCAGCCAGTCTTCACCTAAGAACATTCAAGTCCCAGATCAAGCTGACTCCTCCTTAGTAGAGTCAAAATTGTTCTGCCAAGGTCCCTGCCAGGATGGATGGTTTAGTAACATGGGCCTGTGTTACAAGTTTGTCCAGGAGCAAAATACATGGGCCGGTGCTGAG AGTGTTTGCCAGAGGATAGCAGGGGGAGGTCACCTCACCAGCATCTCCAGTGCAGCTCAGAATGATTTCCTTGTGAACCTCGCCAGTTATGAAGACAAAAGGACAACCCAGTTCTGGACAGGAGGAAGTTACCAAAAG GGTACTTCTCTGAGATGGACTGATGGATCACTGCCGAATTTCATCCAGAGGCCTCAGAGCTCGATTTTCAATGCCATCCGTGGAGTATTTAACAGTATCTTCAACGTACAAATCTGCCTGACCCTAAATTTAGGAG TCCAGGGTATGTGGGATGGCTGTGACTGCAATAAGAAGTTATCATTCATCTGCAGTTACAAACCCAATTTGACTCCGCCTTAG
- the FAM216B gene encoding protein FAM216B isoform X1 yields the protein MRTAERTGWVRMGENWKRNPGLCHSPKVSCIQVPPSAQDTYLLKDLKRGQKCYLYSIMRVYDSRPLREMLSHQYMLNLQHQNLLGHITEHEVRFYTSFLDQAEERDPRKVSARNSTSLKSSVGRTQL from the exons ATGAGAACTGCAGAGAGAACAG GCTGGGTAAGGATGGGTGAAAATTGGAAGAGGAATCCTGGTCTCTGTCATTCTCCAAAAGTTTCATGCATACAAGTTCCTCCATCTGCTCAGGATACCTACTTACTGAAG GACCTGAAGCGAGGCCAGAAATGCTACCTCTACAGCATCATGAGAGTTTATGACAGCAGACCTCTGAGGGAAATGCTGTCGCATCAGTACATGCTCAATCTCCAGCACCAGAATTTGCTGG GTCATATTACTGAGCATGAAGTCAGGTTTTACACCTCCTTCCTGGATCAAGCTGAAGAGAGAGACCCAAGAAAGGTCTCAGCTAGAAACAGCACCTCTCTGAAGTCCAGTGTTGGGAGAACTCAGCTGTAG
- the FAM216B gene encoding protein FAM216B isoform X2 — MGENWKRNPGLCHSPKVSCIQVPPSAQDTYLLKDLKRGQKCYLYSIMRVYDSRPLREMLSHQYMLNLQHQNLLGHITEHEVRFYTSFLDQAEERDPRKVSARNSTSLKSSVGRTQL; from the exons ATGGGTGAAAATTGGAAGAGGAATCCTGGTCTCTGTCATTCTCCAAAAGTTTCATGCATACAAGTTCCTCCATCTGCTCAGGATACCTACTTACTGAAG GACCTGAAGCGAGGCCAGAAATGCTACCTCTACAGCATCATGAGAGTTTATGACAGCAGACCTCTGAGGGAAATGCTGTCGCATCAGTACATGCTCAATCTCCAGCACCAGAATTTGCTGG GTCATATTACTGAGCATGAAGTCAGGTTTTACACCTCCTTCCTGGATCAAGCTGAAGAGAGAGACCCAAGAAAGGTCTCAGCTAGAAACAGCACCTCTCTGAAGTCCAGTGTTGGGAGAACTCAGCTGTAG